TCCTTCATCCCAAACAAATACTGGGTTTAAGATCTCTCAACATGCAAGAGAAAACTGTTTACCAGAATGCAAAATTTGTGGCAAACCTGATAATTCCTCCTCAAAGGTTGAAGAATTGGACCATATGGAAAAGGCACTTGAAGAGGATCTAGAAGGGGACAGAAGCCACCTTGTTGCAAAGATGATAAAGAGCCATGAATCCATTATCAGGAAAAAATGTGAAGAGCTGAATTTGGTGAAGGGGGAAATTCTCCGAGAGAAGGGACTTTCATCTCGCAGGAGTGACAAGGATCCTGATGGTCCAAAAAGAAGGATTGAAGAAGTTATTGTAAAATTGAACAATTTAATCAAATGGAAATCTGAGTTAGGTGAAACTTTTCATGATGATTTTGGCATCCATGAGGAGCAAAATTTTCCTGAGAAAAGGTTATCAAGACTTGATATAACTGATCAATTGGAAATGGGAATTGATACTTCAGAAGATGTTATGGAGAAAGTGGGTAGCGATACAGTTTCTCTTGCAGGAGATGAAGAACTGCAGACTGAGATAAAGAAACTAAAGCAAGATGTGGAAGATTTAGCTTTGCAATCCATGATAATGGAAGCAACTAATGTCATTCTTTTTAAAGGATTGATGAAAGAATTTTATATCAAGTTCTATAATCATGATGCCGAGACTCTGATAAGGGAGTGTATATGTTGGGACATCTTTAGGGAAATGGTCATTGATTGGAACCAGAACCTTGAAAGCAGTGAAGCTGAAGCCCAGATCCGGGAAGAAATATATTACATTATCTTCAATGAAGCAGTTAAGGATTTTGGATGTACTCATGCCTTTGCATTAGCAAAAAATCAGGGTGCCAAAGCTGGTGTTAGCTGTCTGGAAGACTCAGCATCTACAAATATGTTGTTGCATGACTTGGAGGGCATAATAAGGGAGGATGTATATGCAGTTTTCATCATGGAAATGGTTGAGGAATGGAACAAGGTCATAGAAAGTTATAAGTCTGAGAGTCTTCTTAGGGAAGATATATATTGGATTGTCTTTGATGAGACTATAAAAGATATTGTGAACATCTCCAATTCCCCATTAAGTCAACAGCAAGGGGTTAGAGTTCTGGACAATTCTCTGTGCAACTTCCCATTTACCAATGAGTTATCTCAAAGTTTAGAAACCCTAGTGAAGGAGGACATTTGTATGGTTTTCCTCAAGGAAATGGTTCAGAATTGGAGAATGGATATAGATGCTTATAACATGGGGAGCCTCATTGAGgaagatatatataaatatgtcaTTGTTGAGGCAATGAAAAATGCTTATATCTTTCCAACAGAATCTGAAGGCCAGAATCCAGAAAATTTTCCAGGCAACTTGTTCTCTGCTAACAAGTTATATGGAATTGAAGAGGAAAGTGGAGATGGAAGTTTGATTCAGAAACTAAATTCACTGCTAAAATCTTTTTATATGGGGGAAGACTTGATGCTGAGTGCAAGCTCAAAATTAAAGGAACATAATGCATATATTAACCTTGTGGGGTTGCGATGTGGATGGTTGAAGTGGGATGACTTGTTTGAAGAGCTGTTGACTGAGGAGGAAAGCATGATCAGTTCTGTAATTAGCAAAATAGAGAAGACTTTGCAGCACTTAATTATGAGTAAGGATCTATTGAGCAACTTGGTATCTAGTATAGGCATAGATGTAGGCAATTTGGTAAAGGTTCATGATCAGATGACTCCTATTGAAGGTGTTGCACGTGACGAAGTGCACCCATGCCCACCAAAAGAAACACAGTCAGACCCATCTAATTTTGCGTTCTCCAATTTCATTGGATTTCCACAACTACTTGTGAATTTTGAGGATGCAGTTAACAAAAAATTGAGAACAAATGCTTTGAGGTACTTagattttggatgaatttcTACTGTTTTATGAACATGCAATTCAAACATTTGATCAGATCCCCTTGTTGGTTTTATTGTCAAGACTCTGCAGAAccatttttgtatttgtttctattttattaaacaaagtgTGCTAAATCTTTATGATGATTAGGCATTTTGTAAGGACTTGAATTAATCATTGTTTCATAGttgaaatcatgtttaattGTAGATGacatttttcattagatttttgcgTCCATAATAtgatgattatattttcttttcctaagaTAGCAATCCTGCTATCACtacatcaccaccaccaccaccaccaccacttgAAGAGAGATCTTTCACCTATATATATGTAGCTGCATGAGAATGGAACTTTTTTATGTTACAAGGATTTGATGACATCAAAATTAGTATAAAGAACTGAAAAGCATTCCCACAAGCAAATTTAgctatgatttcaatttatacttaaaaataaacgTACCTCTACATGAGCTAACAACTCCTTTGTGCCTCTTACAGGTTGGAtgaggtaaaaaataaattagaatcaCTTGTTGAACTCATTGCCTCACTAAGCCAAAAAGAGTCGCTTTACAGGAATGCTTTTATGAGGAGGTGCCATAATCTCCAGAAGGCTGAAATTGAGGTTCCAAAATACAATACAGTTTGCATTTCTTTTACGTTCATGATTAGCAGATGgagttattttgaattttggtttgtaagttttcaaactgaaatttatttttctaaagatgGTGGCATGTTCCATTTAGGTGGATCTGTTGGGTGATCAAGTGGATGTTCTTCTGGGCCTACTTGAGAGAATATACTTGACACTGGATCGGTATTCACCAGTTTTGCAGCAATATTTTGAGGTGAGCTATGTTCATAatgttgaaaatgttttatattttcatgtGGTGGTACTAAAATGTCTAGTCCAGTCAGAAACATCTTCTGATCATCAGCCAATGATTTTAACCCAGACCTCACAAAAACTGAGCAGCTCATATTCCATATCTTTGTGAAAATTGTGAATTCCTCAGGTCATGGCCTTACCACCAGCATTTGTAGTAAGTTATATTTCCTAGCTTCCAACCATAGGAAGGTTTTGGGTTCCTCTTGTTCTGAAAAGGAAATTGTATTCACAGCCTTCATCTTTTTTCAATCTTGAAAGTTTGTtcttttttgatcagaaacaaagaaaattatattaatagaagaaaagatacaagagaaagagaagaaaacaagagaaggatgagaggtccttcccacaaaaacaaaaactgaacaAAGTAGAAACCACTCaactttagaaaactaaaaacaaagagaaaccccaacactctcaaacttttgaagcgcaaaccGCAGCCCAGTTGAATTGTAAAACacttagaggaactcctctaaaagctgcagtacaagaggcccaaagagaggaaaagaacAGGATTACCTACAGAGGGATGGGAAGGgggtaaaacctttttcatctTTTGCATTTCAATCAATTCAAGAtccaatttttgaattaaaaaataatttgaaaaaagtaTAACAATAATTGATCCACACAATGGACACTGTATATTAAATCTactagatttaaaaaaaaagatacataGTTTTACTTGATATCAGCCCCTACATTCTTCTTTCACGTCCATGATGCAACACCTTTTACTCCTTAGTCCTCAATCCCATGATGACTTCCAAGaataatcttgaaaattttgaaagttaggAGTTTTAAGGCAAAGTAATGACTATCTCTTCATTATCTCATCAACAACAAATCAAAGTCCCTAGAGTAAGCATATGAAAGGTAAAATTACCAAAAGGtacattttaaaacattaaaaatcacGAAATTGGATGAAATTTGGCTGAGCATGCAACTGCATGTAGGAGGGCACTTGAATGCTGGTGGACATTCAAATGCACAATAGGTGGTGTTTGAACGTTCCCTTATGGACATTCAAATATCCCTCCTCCCTTTGCCTTTTTGGCTGTTTTCTTGTGTATTTTGCTTTGAATTTCCATTTCATCGCATTTTAAATAGCTAGTGCATTGTCATAAGATTGAACGCCTACTGACTTCCATTGAAATAATCTTTCAAACATCTCAAACTCAATCATGATGGTAGAGACCCAAGAAAGTAAGTAGTGTGGGAAGCAATGTatgaatggaacaaaattgtcaatctAATTTAAAGCATTAACAAGTCTAATGTTGACAGAAGTTAGGCTCAAGCCTAAAAATAAGCTTTTAGGCTAATCTCCTGGAATCTTTTAGGATTGGGCCTCTGATATCACTTTCATTTCTTGCACATCCATTTAAACCTAACTATAAAAGGCTGGTGCTTGCTTTTTCGCTTTTCAGTTTTCCAAGCGTCCAAACTTGTGGTTCTGGTATTGCTACCAATGTTCAAAACTATGGCTGCTATACTTTTTCATAGAAAAATGCCAGAAAATGCTATGAAATCAAAACTGTCTTTTTTTGGTAATGAATTTAGGCAGggcatgaaatgaaaaataattttttttttcattagaacCAATCGTTTTCCCCTCTATGACATGTTCCAAAGGATGTAGGCAGAGGCATACCCTCAATAGTTCATCTGTATTTGAATCATAGTTGCGGCAGAACATCAATGAAAAGACTTATTGTGCTGTGCACTCGTCGCATTCTATACCTAGTTAGCAAGCACACAACACTTGTAGCCATACATATATTTATGCATGCATATCAACTGATGTCTGCTTGAATTTCTTAAGGAGATGTGTTTTTAAGTACCTGTGGTTTTGTTCAGGTCTCGGACATCTTGAAGTTGATCAGGAATGTATTAATTGGCACGGCTGCTTAGTTTTCAAGTCCAAAGAAAGTGAATCAGACTGGTCCTTGAGGGAGTAGAGAGCAGAAAGCATTTTGACAACAATTGCCGTGTTGCAAATTTCAAAGCTTTCAAGCTGAGTAGCTCTGCCTAAAACTTTGCCCATAGGGAAAACTATGAAATGGGGCCTCATCCAATGCCAATTTGCAGCTGTAGAACTTCATTCTCTCTGTTATTGTTTCTACAATTGCACTTTTTGATTATCATTCGTTAAATATTTGAATACCCTGCTTGTTCAAGGAAACTTTTAGAGATTAGCCCCACCTCTTATTTGGTAGCTTGGAATTTATTATTCTAAACCAGACAGGGAGCATTCCACTCAACTATTACCGTTAGGTTCTTTGAACGCATGCAGTGTTCTTTCCAATCTCTATGTATTTGACCACTCCATCGAAAGTTCCCTCTACCCTTACCATACTCTACCTTGGTAGTTTTCACCACCCGTCTAGGGTTGGGATTTGACGATGGACTTAAAAAACCACCTACAGACCCTTTACGTCCAATCATTCCAGATGATACTTGCATTCTCTGTATTACCACGACTGCTGACATAGAGCTAATTGATGCTTATTCCTTAGATACCTTCATTACTTCTTCTTCAAGAGCAGAAGTTCATGATACATGAGCCTTCTACCTCCATGCAGTATTGCATCGTCAGGCTTTCACCCGATTATAGTTGTCTCTAATCCtttatggtattagagccacaTGCAATTTAtggttgtaaaaaaaaaaaaaaattgtttttaaaaatttatgtgtttatttggtaattattctctacaagtaattttttaaaataaaataaaaaataattataatttcaagCAACAAGTATAAAGTTGGAGTCTATTCCATGGTATgatttcaaaatagtttttaatttcaaaaataaaaaagctatttttaaaataaaaatttataataaggaataacaatttgttttcattaatttttaactttcaaaacaTCATAGAAACCAAATAAAGTGTgttatgattttttcttttttcattttcatcaactaacataaaaaaatttcaaataggattttttttttaattatacttgtttttatgattttttttttaaattctaattatagatattattttaatttagaagGGTAagatcaaatattattttaatttaaaagaataaaatatttgaaaataataagggAAGtcactaaaaatgatttttcatttatttttatttttattattaaatctgttatgtttggatattttttttccttcattaaaAACGTAATCAATGATTGGGTGTTTTGAAACCGATCGAaattgggtgtttttttttttttcaaaaaagaattattttgataaaaaaaactcacataatatatttacatataagtCTTCTTCCCATTTTCCACTTCCCTCTAACTCTCGTTCTCCTCTTTTGTTTTCCATGTCCCAGGAAGCCTAAGTCAAACCTTGCACTGTGAGTCACTGCTCAGACGTGTCCGCTTTGGATTTGCTATGTGGGTGTGATCGGAAAATGTTGCGAATAAAAGTCTGCCACGTTTCAAGCAGTAGTGTTCTTCAACGTCACAGTGCTGTACTTTAAGCCTCCGTCACAGATCCACATACACTCTGACTCTGTAGTCCTTCTGTATCGTCCGAAACTCCACTGCTCTACGGAATGGCGGGAAGAGTGGTTATGATTTTATCAATCTTAATTCTTCTTCCCTTCGTTGCCTTTTCCCTCTCCAAAGCCGACGAGCCAGAAGATCTCACTCTGCTCCAATCCCAAGACCAAAACGACGCCGTATTGCCTCCTCCAGATCCAAACCGCTTCAACGGCGGCGGCGATGACGATGACCTATCCGATTCAGACGGTGCCGGCGGCGACGACGACTCGGATCGCGAGGTGGTGGATGAGAAGGATGTCGTGGTGTTGAAGGAGGCGAATTTCAGCGAGTTCCTGGAGAGGAATCCCTACGTGATGGTTGAATTCTATGCGCCGTGGTGCGGCCATTGCAAGGCTCTGGCGCCGGAGTATGCGGAGGCGGCGACTGAGTTGAAGGGAGAGGCGGTGCTCGCCAAGGTTGATGGTACGGAGGAGAGTGGGCTCATGGACAAGTATGAGGTGCAGGGGTTTCCGACTTTGTATTTCTATGCTGATGGAGTTCATAAGGCCTATTCTGGACTGAGGACTAAGTGAGTTCCTTCAATTCCTTTGCTTTTgttggattttaattttgacTTGTGGTTGTGCTCTCCTTGGgtgctgagaaaatgtaggtaaagaaatgaaattaacaAAATGTGTCTTGCATTTTAATTATGCCTGAGTTTTTCAATTTTGGGGAAAAACAATGCTGCCGAATAtaagattcaattttttttttgtctttttgctTTTCTGTGGTTTTCTTGTCAATCAACCTGAGGGTTGGAGATTTGACTTGAGTTGGAAAATGTGATATGCTTAAATTGTTAAATCTTGGCTAAGTCGGAGAAGAAGCAAATAGATGCAAAACCAcacttatttttcaatttttccataTGACTGATTGCTGTTCCGTTCGAAtaagttcatttatttatgcTCCGTTTGGATCCTGAAGAGTactttaaaatgggaaaaagaaggaaaaaaaatgtaggaaagaatccaaattttcctatttgttttaTCTTGAAAACCACAAaggaatcaaatatatatatatatatttttgaaatttcttatattttcacatttttcattaaataaatttggagaggtatgtaaaaaaattcatttaatttggacctatttttattttgcttcaaCTTTTCTTGTCTTCCATTTTCcccctccattttcttttcattgtatTTTCCTTCATACTTTCTAAAATGGAGCCTTAGTGAATTTTGTAGTAAGAAAATAGCTCAATTTGATGAGTTttccatttgatttttattatgtGCTATTAAAATGTTATGGTAATTGAGAACTTTTATAACATTAGAAGACAACCCAGATGTTTAGAACTTATAAAATGGAGTAGAGTTCTTAGGATACAAggtaattttaaatattaattacgAAATAACACCACTAAATAAGGGATCTCCTTTTTCATCTTGTTTAACAtcttatatgatttttttttttaagattctcCCAAGTAATAGAATGTTCTATTTAATGAATTCAATTTATTGACATGTCACactatatagaaaaaaaaaccacattCTACTTAATAATTTACATGGAAATCCTCTTTGCCAAGTCAAGAACCTCAAGCCTCATTCGGTTTCTCAACAATCCATTACTCAAAGAATGGATATCCAAatgattgtatttttaaatCTGAGCCACTAGGTGAATCTCTTGCCTACCCATCTTGTGTAATTTCTTGCAATCAATCCTTAATTTCTTCAACACTTGAAATTGCTTCAAGATCCCCAACGTCATGCCAAACATTTGGACTCTTTCTACATTTGAAGAAGAGCAAGATTACATTGGTTAATGATACATGGAGGATCCAAAATTGTGGTAAAATTGTCTCAAGTGCACACAAGATATAGATTGTGGAAATCTAACCCTAGATTTTTCTCAAAGATGCTTTTAAAGAGCTCTCAATAAAGTTAGTTGTAAATTAAGTGATGAAACCCTATTTATAGTTGGTTAGAGCTTCATAGCAACCTTCATAACTATCTTTTGGCACACAAAGAATTGACATAGATTAGCACTAGAATCATAAATTGATCTTGCCTCACTTGTGCATTTGGGCAAGTCCTTAGCACACATGCGTTCAAGATTTTCTTGCACATGTGGAAAGTAAGATGCTAAAGAACTTGTCTTTAAACTTTCTTGCCCATGTGAGCCAGTCCCTTGATCATGTGCTCAAGTGAGATGTAGGAAGCTGCCTCTTTGGCTACTCTTGTACATGTGCACAAGTGCCTTACACATGCATGCATCTTCCTTGTTCAAGGTTAAGTTTGCATCACTATTCTACAATCCATTATTTTGTGCCTTGAGGCAATTGTTCTAAAAGGCTTGCCTCAAGGCTAGGCTATGCAAATTAGCCTATAGGCTATAGCCTTAATAGAGGGTAATCAAGGTTTAAGCCTTACTCGATTGAGGGTTATAGCCTTGAGGTTATGGCATTGAGgctattgaggcttaagccttaaATATTCAAAACGTTTGAATGGGTTTAAGGCCTTTATGGGctttttttatacatttgttAAGAGGGTTTTGGTATAGATTTATAAGTTTTGTTTTGCATCCAAGATtaggattaattttttttttaaaaaagggctTTGTTGACTACTAATTAATCCTTtaaatggaaatgaaaggaagagattgggaagaagaaataaaagaattgttgCTCTCTATAGTGATCAAGTTTATATATAGtcattatcttattattgatggataaaggaaaaaaagatcaCAGTGATTAATGGATAAAGAAAAAGGGGTTGCTAATAACATTGATGGAGAGGATAATAGAGTAATGAGATATAATTATGATTCATTGGAGAATCTTACTAGTGATAATGATGGtggttttgaagattatttgataaatgcaTGAGAGAGAGTTGGACTTTAGAAGAGACAAGAAAAACTAAATTAGAAGTTATTGAAAATGACATTCAactaatttgattattatttacTATAtgatttacttattatttaattttcatgtgatttgttagtatttttctgattttaagatattttttctttttactattattattattattatgatgttttAAATTGAGGCTTACGCCTTGTTCCTTGAGGTTATGCTTCCTCTCATTAAGGCAAAACACCTCGAGACCGCTTTTAGCCTTTTAAAATATTGGAGAGCGTATAGACATTGTCTTTTATTGATAGACACCAACCTTGGACTTGAACTTGAACTTTGTTGGCATTGATTGATCCTACGATTCAAGTTGTTATAAAAACCAAAGCTAAAATTAAGATGGAATTGCTAATATGAATGTAATACATAAGTTGAATGTTACAAAAGCTAGATTGATACCTGAACTTCTGAATGATGTTTAGCATGTCATATTGGGTCAATGGGAATCATGTAAGGTCATCCATCTTGCAAAAATGAAGCAAATGCTCGCCAAAGCCAATTGCAAGATTGAGCAAGCACAAAGACATGCTCTTGAGcttataaaaatgatcaaaccAAAAACTAAGGATACACTCAACACTAGTTTTGAAAGCAATCTTTTTTATGATAAGACGAAAAATCtaatacctatcaaaaaaaaaaaaaacacaaagacAAAAGAAATCTAAAACGTATCAATTGCACATTCAATGACGTACCAAGTCTTACTAGGAATTTGCTCCCTTCAAATCAACAAATTCAACTTATGGACTTATTTAATTCACTAGACAACTTGGAGTCAGTTGTCCTTAATAGTCATAGTCATCGAATATataacctttattttatttaccaaagCACTACCCAACAAAGTTCTTAAGCTTTCTAGATAGCCATGTAGTAAGTTCAAGAGCAACAACCATGAAGCCAATTGGCTTTAGACATTAGATGCTAAGACATTTGTTAGGAACACAGACTCAAACAAAAAAGGGTGCAACAGCTAAGTTACATATGCATACATGCTATATCCATTGTTTGATGCGTCTCATTGCTATTTAGTTAGCCAAGAAACCTAATTATTGGGTAAGTAGAAAAGTTATTGTTCATCATTTGTGCTCTTGACTATTCTCTTACCATCTCTGACACAAATCCTAGTGCGCCTACTTAGGCATAGGACTTGGTTATTAAATGGGGGAAATATTTTTTGCTATGTCACATGGATTTGGGTACAGGGCCAATGCTAGTATGTATCTAGCTTTTTGATCCTTCATATATCAAATTCTGGATACAGGCTTCGATTGAAAAATGATCTTGAATGATATTTGGATATGACATAATAAAgggaaattttcaattagaaacaaaaaattaacatttcctTGGAAAAAACAaggttctctttcttttctctttcatcCTTAtctttagaaaagaaaaaatagtgaaaatagAGAATATCCAAAGTAATATAAGAGTATTTGAAAATGATCCCCATATCGATACCCACACCCTTGTCATATCATATTGGCATAGGTATTTTGGGTGAAATTAAAGTGTGTATCACAAATTCTTTTGGACAAATGtctttattatttagttttattaaacatgagCAAACAACCAAGGGATAGGGAGATAAGGAGGTAGAAAGCTAGAAAATTCATCGTTAATTGTTCtagaattaattaagtaaaaccTTGATATATCAATGAATATTCTCATGTTGATTATtgattaatcttttttttttttttgataggtaaagaaaattcattaagaGCCAAAAGGCTAGAGAAAGGGTATACACGTAGTATACCAAGTACAAAtcagcaaaaaacaaaaggacGAGCAAGCCTGACCCTTACTTGGTGGCTAGCCAGTCAACGAAATCTATCAAAGACAATGTATGATCCTCTATGTATACCctaacccaattcacaaaagtgtacaaaaaaatggatttaatatcTTGATCGTTCCTCTCAATATCGTCGAAAGCccttctattcctttctttccaaatggtccacatTAGGCAGAGGGGggcagctctccaagctttctctcttttcttgcccacaaaagaaccatgccaacccAGGAGGTTTCTTTTcacagaggagtgcatcacccattgcaccccaaaaagggagaaaatcaaAAGCCATAACATTCTAGCTTTTTCACAGAATAGAAGAAGGTGATCTGTGGTTTCCTCCTCTTGTTTACACAGAAAACATCTGTTGGGAATGCTCCAACCTAATCTCTTCAGGCGGTCAGTGGTGAGGAGCCTGTTCCAAGCCGCCTCCCACCCAAAGAAGCTAGCCCTAATTGGAACCCAAGGCGTCCAAATAGTTCTAGCCGGGAAGGGGGGCTTGGTGTCCCTTGAAAGTGAACTGTAAAAGACTTGACAGAAAACGTcccattcttgttctctttccacCGGAGTAAGTCCTCTACACCTCTTCTAATGGTCAAAGGATGAAGCTTACATAATAAGCTTTCTACTtctcccacctcccaatcattaaggtgCCTGTTAAAACGAAGTCCCCAGCTTCCCCAACTTCATCTTCCTCCCAAGCCTCAGCTACCCAGCCTTCTTTGTTGACGGAAAGATTAAACAAGATGGGGAAAGCTTCTTCCAAAGCTTGATTTCCGC
This DNA window, taken from Vitis riparia cultivar Riparia Gloire de Montpellier isolate 1030 chromosome 13, EGFV_Vit.rip_1.0, whole genome shotgun sequence, encodes the following:
- the LOC117929092 gene encoding uncharacterized protein LOC117929092, whose translation is MDGFFAGMDCRLRVSITDSIMMSILHSAMDKAHEKVKSKEGDIGRLNEITKFYELAIMQLEGCLNFVEEETDNYIPESCHEKMLLDVKEIRDRLRGRLKETEFALSEKDRELTERLENELKLRQALELKEAELISLCTDLEVEKTKSEGLQEFILSNRISGDENREGELCELKNNVDQRVWNIKQKLEDERMNITSGMRKVNQAPSTLVNLEADSGLGDKEQGWSIESNEIELCEKVNDSESERSNYSIRPEVNIGFDQMSSELESLREALDVTFGKMQNAIFLSEVGTIEQQWRWTIEKDTISILTKGFMRDFGENFEGEMRKCKKQASLFFLSEQWTDLVNDITILRDELVPLGGQNEVQINSTNDHETLAPSSQTNTGFKISQHARENCLPECKICGKPDNSSSKVEELDHMEKALEEDLEGDRSHLVAKMIKSHESIIRKKCEELNLVKGEILREKGLSSRRSDKDPDGPKRRIEEVIVKLNNLIKWKSELGETFHDDFGIHEEQNFPEKRLSRLDITDQLEMGIDTSEDVMEKVGSDTVSLAGDEELQTEIKKLKQDVEDLALQSMIMEATNVILFKGLMKEFYIKFYNHDAETLIRECICWDIFREMVIDWNQNLESSEAEAQIREEIYYIIFNEAVKDFGCTHAFALAKNQGAKAGVSCLEDSASTNMLLHDLEGIIREDVYAVFIMEMVEEWNKVIESYKSESLLREDIYWIVFDETIKDIVNISNSPLSQQQGVRVLDNSLCNFPFTNELSQSLETLVKEDICMVFLKEMVQNWRMDIDAYNMGSLIEEDIYKYVIVEAMKNAYIFPTESEGQNPENFPGNLFSANKLYGIEEESGDGSLIQKLNSLLKSFYMGEDLMLSASSKLKEHNAYINLVGLRCGWLKWDDLFEELLTEEESMISSVISKIEKTLQHLIMSKDLLSNLVSSIGIDVGNLVKVHDQMTPIEGVARDEVHPCPPKETQSDPSNFAFSNFIGFPQLLVNFEDAVNKKLRTNALRLDEVKNKLESLVELIASLSQKESLYRNAFMRRCHNLQKAEIEVDLLGDQVDVLLGLLERIYLTLDRYSPVLQQYFEVSDILKLIRNVLIGTAA